The genomic region CACGGCACCCCCTTCCTCGCACCGCCCCTGCGTCTGTGCACGGACAACGCCGCCATGATCGCCTGGGCGGGGATCGAGCGGATAAGGGTCGGCATCCTCCCGTCGTCAGACTTCGCTGCCCGGCCCCGCTGGCCGCTGGATGACACCGCTCCCGCCCTTCTGGGGTCTGGCAAGAAGGGGGCCAAGGCATGATCGGCATCATCGGGGCTGGCGCTTTCGGCACGGCCTTGGCCGTGGCCTTGGGCACTGGCGGTCGGCAAGTCCGCCTCTGGGCCCGGGACGCGGCACAAGTGCAGGCCATGCAGGAAAGCCGCCGCAACGATGGGGTTTTGCCCGGGGTGCTCCTGCCAGAAAACGTCTCTATTCACGCCGAAATCGCTGATGTTTGCGGCGGGCAGGCCCTCCTTCTGGCAGTGCCAATGCAAAGCCTTGGTGCGCTTTTGGACCAATGGCCACAGATCGACGCGCGCCAGCCACTGGTGGCCTGCTGCAAGGGCGTTGACCTTTCCAGCCTGCGCGGCCCGGTGGCCCTGATCGAGGAACGGCGGGCAGGGGCCACGGCTGCGATCCTGACCGGCCCAAGTTTCGCCGCCGACATCGCCAAGGGTCTGCCAACCGCGCTGACGCTGGCGACCACGGGGGATGGGGCTGCGTTGCAGGACCTCCTCTCGACCCAGACCCTGCGCCTGTACCGGACCAATGACGTCCGGGGCGCGGAACTGGGCGGGGCGCTGAAGAATGTCATCGCCATCGCCGCCGGAACGGTGATCGGCGCCGGGCTTGGCGACAGCGCGCGTGCCGCGCTCATGACCCGCGGCTATGCCGAGATGGTCCGGCTGGCCGAAGCCCTTGGCGCAAGGGCCGAGACGCTGGCAGGTCTCTCCGGCTTTGGCGATCTGGTGCTGACCTGCACCTCGTCGCAGTCGCGCAACTTCCGGTTCGGCCATGCGCTTGGTCGCGGTGAGGCGTTTGACGCGACCATCACCGTCGAAGGAGTTGCCACCGCCCGCGCGGTGATGCGGTTGGCCGAGGGGATGGGGGTCGACATGCCGGTGACGGCGATGGTGGATGCCCTTGCCTCTGGCCGGATCGCGCTGAATGATGCCATCGGCCAGCTGATGCGGCGGCCTCTCAAACAGGAATGACCATGCGCTTTGCCCTGATCTGCCTCGACAAACCCAACGCCCTGCAAACCCGCGTCGAAAACCGCGCCGCCCATCTGGAGCATATCCAGACCACTGGCGTCGTCGAACAGGCCGGCCCCTTCATCGACGCGGCGGGCCAGATGTGTGGCAGCCTGATCGTGCTGGGCGTCGCCACCCGCGCGGAGGCGGAGGCTTGGGCCGAGGCCGATCCTTACGCGAAGGCGGGGCTGTTCTCCTCGGTCATGATCCAGGAATGGAAGCGGGTGGTCGGATGAGCTACTGGCTGTTCAAGTCTGAACCGGATGTCTGGGGCTGGGACCATCAGGTCGCCAAGGGCGATGAGGGTGAGGAGTGGCACGGGGTCCGCAACTATCAGGCCCGCAACAACATGCGGGCGATGAGGGTGGGGGATCTGGGCTTCTTCTATCATTCCAACATCGGCAAGGAAGTCGTCGGGATCGTCGAGGTCTGCCGCGAAAGCAGCCCCGATTCCACCACGGACGACCCCCGTTGGGACTGCGTCTGGATCAAGGCGGTCAGGCCGTTCAAGCGGGCAGTCAGCCTTGAGGAGTGCAAGGTTCAGCCGGGGCTGGAGGGCATGGTTCTGGTGAACAACACCCGGCTTTCGGTGCAGCCCGTATCCCCCGAGGAATGGGAGATCGTCTGCCGCATGGGGGGCGTGGAGCCCTGACTGTCCCGGGCAGGGACAGGCCCTCGGGTCAACAAGATCAATCGCTTGGACGTTGGCGTTAACCGTTTGGCAAGACTTGCGCCGGACGTCGCGGGAAACCCCCTATCCTGAAGGCCTGGATTGCGGCACCCTTTGTCAAAACGACAAGGGGGACGCAGATGGAGTTCTTGAATGTGATCGTGGCGGCGCTGGCCGCCTTTGGCTTTGGCGCGGTCTGGTACATTGCGATGTCCAGGCCATGGATGGCGGCCTCGGGCGTGACGGAGGCCGAGCAGAAGGCAAGCGGGCCGACGCCTTTTGTCGTCGGGCTGGCGGCAATGGTGCTGGTCGCCGGGATGATGCGGCACCTGCTGGCCACGTCGGGGGTGACGACGGTCGGCGGCGGGGCAGTCGCGGGGCTGGGGGTCGGGGCGTTTCTGGTCATGCCGTGGGTCGCGATGAACTATGCCTTCGCGCTGCGCAAACCGTCTTTGACGGTGATTGACGGGGTGAACGCCGTCGTCGGCTGCACGATCATGGGCGCGGTCTTGAACGCGTTCTGAAGCTGGG from Tabrizicola piscis harbors:
- a CDS encoding NAD(P)H-dependent glycerol-3-phosphate dehydrogenase yields the protein MIGIIGAGAFGTALAVALGTGGRQVRLWARDAAQVQAMQESRRNDGVLPGVLLPENVSIHAEIADVCGGQALLLAVPMQSLGALLDQWPQIDARQPLVACCKGVDLSSLRGPVALIEERRAGATAAILTGPSFAADIAKGLPTALTLATTGDGAALQDLLSTQTLRLYRTNDVRGAELGGALKNVIAIAAGTVIGAGLGDSARAALMTRGYAEMVRLAEALGARAETLAGLSGFGDLVLTCTSSQSRNFRFGHALGRGEAFDATITVEGVATARAVMRLAEGMGVDMPVTAMVDALASGRIALNDAIGQLMRRPLKQE
- a CDS encoding EVE domain-containing protein is translated as MSYWLFKSEPDVWGWDHQVAKGDEGEEWHGVRNYQARNNMRAMRVGDLGFFYHSNIGKEVVGIVEVCRESSPDSTTDDPRWDCVWIKAVRPFKRAVSLEECKVQPGLEGMVLVNNTRLSVQPVSPEEWEIVCRMGGVEP
- a CDS encoding YciI family protein, which encodes MRFALICLDKPNALQTRVENRAAHLEHIQTTGVVEQAGPFIDAAGQMCGSLIVLGVATRAEAEAWAEADPYAKAGLFSSVMIQEWKRVVG
- a CDS encoding DUF1761 domain-containing protein translates to MEFLNVIVAALAAFGFGAVWYIAMSRPWMAASGVTEAEQKASGPTPFVVGLAAMVLVAGMMRHLLATSGVTTVGGGAVAGLGVGAFLVMPWVAMNYAFALRKPSLTVIDGVNAVVGCTIMGAVLNAF